The Streptococcus suis DNA window TCTTGCTTTCTGTATTTTGTTTATCCAGCAAGCTAGCAATGTCATCCGTATTTTTAAGTTCATCTAATCCAGTCATGTAAACAGGTTTATAGTCAGAAACAGCCATACTATGGATGAGAGCCTGGTGTGTATTGACCAAAGGTTCTAATGCAGCTTTCAAACTTTCTACATTTGTAATCTGGACAATGGTTAACCGCTCATGAGGCGCTGGCTTTACAGCCTGCTTCGTCGTAACCAGAGTAACCTCGTGCCCTGCATCCAAGGCTTTTTCAGCAATCAATTTTCCTAAATGACCAGAGGCGTGGTTTGTTATGGCGCGGACTTGATCGATGGCTTCACTAGTCCCACCAGAAGTAATCAATAATTTCATATTCATATTTTACTAAAATTTCTATTTTTAGTAAAGTTTTAGAGACCGTTTTCAATTAGGAAATTGCCAAATAAATCATTTATATTGGAAATAAGACTAGTAAAATACGTACGTTTTTAACCGATGATATTGAAATAATACATGATTTACGAAATCTGTGCTATACTATATCTATATAAAAGGGTATAGGAGAAGTTATGAAGTCAGATATCGAAATTGCACAAAGTGTAACTTTGAAACCAATCACAGAAATCGTTGAAAAAGTTGGTATCAGCTTTGATGATATTGAACTTTACGGAAAATACAAGGCAAAATTGTCTTTCGATAAAATCTATGCAGTCAAGGAAAATGCGCCTGGTAAGTTGATTTTAGTAACAGCTATCAGCCCAACGCCAGCTGGTGAAGGTAAGTCGACCATTACCATAGGTTTGGCTGATGCTCTTTCTAAAATTGGAAAGAAAACCATGATTGCGTTACGCGAGCCTTCATTGGGTCCAGTGATGGGGATCAAGGGTGGCGCTGCAGGTGGAGGATTTGCGCAGGTCTTGCCGATGGAAGACATCAACTTGCACTTTACTGGCGATATGCATGCCATTACGACGGCTAACAATGCTCTTTCAGCCTTGATTGATAACCATCTCCATCAGGGAAATGCATTAGGTATTGACCAACGCCGTATCATCTGGAAACGCGTTGTTGATTTAAATGACCGCGCTCTTCGTAAGGTAACTGTTGGCTTGGGTGGTCCGCTCAATGGTATTCCTCGTGAAGATGGATTTGATATTACCGTAGCTTCTGAAATCATGGCAATTTTGTGTTTGGCGACAGACATCAATGACTTGAAAGAACGGTTGGCAAATATTGTTATTGGTTATCGTTTCGATCGCAGTCCGGTCTATGTGCATGATTTGGCGGTGGAAGGTGCTTTGACCCTCATTTTGAAAGACGCTATCAAGCCAAACGTAGTCCAAACGATCTATGGCACGCCAGCTTTTGTTCATGGTGGACCATTTGCGAATATTGCTCATGGCTGTAACTCAGTTCTTGCAACTACAACAGCTCTGCGCTTGGCAGACTATACTGTGACTGAGGCAGGCTTCGGTGCAGACCTTGGCGCAGAAAAATTCCTAGATATCAAAGTTCCAAATCTTCCAAAAGCACCTGATGCTGTGGTAATTGTAGCGACACTTCGTGCCCTTAAAATGCATGGTGGTGTAGCTAAGTCAGATCTTTCTGCTGAAAACGTAGAGGCTGTGAAAGCTGGTTTTGCAAATTTGAAACGCCACGTTGAAAATATTAAGAAATTTGGTATTCCAGCAATTGTAGCAATTAATGAATTTGTATCAGATACTGCTGATGAGATTGCAACCTTGAAAGAACTGTGTGCTGAAATCGGTGTACCAGTTGAATTGGCAAGTGTTTGGGCAAATGGTGCTGATGGTGGTGTTGAGTTGGCTGAGACAGTTGTTGCAACAATTGAAAATCAGGTTGCAAACTACCAACGCCTTTACAAATCAGAAGATAGCCTTGAAGAGAAAGTGACTAAGATTGTCACAGAAATCTACGGTGGTACAGGTGTTGTCTTTGAGAAGAAAGCACGAAATCAATTGGCTGAATTTGCCAAGAATGGATGGGATCGATTGCCAGTCTGCATGGCCAAGACCCAATACAGTTTTTCAGATAATCAATTTGCACTGGGTGCTCCAACTGGATTTGCAATCACCGTTCGTGAATTTGTTCCAAAATTGGGAGCTGGCTTCATTGTTGCCTTAACTGGTGACGTCATGACCATGCCAGGCTTACCAAAGGTACCTGCCGCACTTAATATGGGTGTAGCAGAAGACGGCACTGCAATTGGATTGTTCTAAGATGAAACAAAAAATCCGTTTTTTACGCGGATTTCAGATTGAAGAAAAAGTCCATTTTGGACAATTTTCTTCAATCTTTTTCTTTGTGTAGAAAATAAAAGCTCTTAGAAACATTGAAATATCAACATTTATGAGAGTTCAATAACTTGTCATCTTTTACAAACTTCTCCAATTTTTTATATTTTTAGGAGTTTGTCTACGTTCTGTAACCGTCCAATAGGGCGGTTTTTTGTCGGTGAGCACTTGTAAATATGGTATAATGATTGTTAAGAAAAGACTAGGAGATCTGTATGATAAGAAAGGAACACAATGAGTTTACAAGAGTTCAGTTGCCAGCTGCTTTGCATTTGACTCGTCTTGGATATGACTATCTTTCGGCTACAAGTGAAGAAATAAAAAACAGAGACTATTCAACCAATATCCTTCTATCGATTTTTAAGCGACAGTTTTTAACATTCAATAATTACGCAAGTGAAGCTGATTTTGAAAGAGAATTTGAGAATATCCGTTTAGAACTAGAACAAGATGATATCGGGTGTAGTTTTTTCAACCGTGTCCATGCAGACTCTGGCTACACCTATATCAATTGGGATAATATAGAGGAGAATACCTTTCATATAGCCTTAGAAGTCACCTGTCAAAATGGTGAGGAAGAGTTTCGGCCTGATATCACCGTTTTTATCAACGGCCTCCCTCTCAGTTATATCGAAGTCAAGCAACCAGATGCTATTCGTGATGGAAAAACAGGAATTAACTCTGAAAAAGAACGTACCAAGCTCCGCTATGAAAATAAAAAATTCAGACGCTTTAATAATATCACTCAACTCATCGCTATTTCAGACAATCTGCCCTACGATGATAGTCAAGGTCAGCAGTTCCAAGGGTCATTTTACTGTTCTAATGCCTATTCTGGTACCAAGTTCAACTCTTTCAAGGAAGAGCAGGAGAGACAAGTACAGTCTAGCCTGTCTAGCTTAACAGAAGAGATGATTGATTTGGTTCTCAAAGATGTCAATCGCTTTGCATTAAAGTCACAGGCAGAGTTTCGAACCAACTTAGAATCAGCTAGCCCATGTAACTCATTCCTGACCTCGCTGTATCAGAAAGAACGACTCTTTTTCATGCTTCGTTATGGTTTAGTCTATGTAGAGGAACGGGATAAAAAGGGGCAAATTCAACTTCAAAAGCATGCTATGCGATATCCTCAATATTTTGCGACCAAGGCGATTGAGCGAGGATTAGAAGACGGGATCAAGAAAGGAGTTATCTGGCATACGCAAGGTTCTGGTAAAACCGCTCTAGCATTTTTCAATATCCGATACTTACGAGACTTTTATGCTAAAAGAGGTGTTGTCCCGCAGTTTTACTTTGTGGTAGACCGATTGGATTTGGCTGATCAAGCCTATAAGGAATTTACCAAACGTGGTCTGAAGGTAAAACGCATTAACAAGCCGAGTGAGTTAAATCAGATTCAAGACCAATTCGATATCTCGGTTGTCAACATCCAAAAATTCAAAGAATCCTCTGATCTAACAGACCATTCAGGCTATGACTTGAATCGGCAAAATATCTACTTCATTGATGAGGCTCACCGTTCTTACAATGAAAAAGGTTCCTATCTGCCAAATCTGTATAATGCTGATAAAGAAGCTGTTAAGATTGCACTGACAGGAACGCCTTTGATTGCGACAAAGGCTGACGGAAAAACCAAGGAAACAGCTGTAACGACTCGTGATATTTTTGGGGATTATATCCATAAATACTACTACAATCAATCCATTGCTGACGGTTTTACCCTGCGACTGATACGAGAAGATATCGAAACCTCCTATAAAGAAACCTTACAAGTGGTGCATGAGGAGATTCAAAAGGGGACGCTGGATAAGAAATCCATATTTGCTCACCCACGTTATGTCTCACCAATGCTAGACTTTATTCTTGATGATTTTACAAGAGCACGAGAGATCATATTTGGCGACCAGTCCATCGGTGGAATGGTGGTCTGTGATTCTTCAGAACAAGCACGAGAATTGCACAAACAGTTAGAAGAACGCAGAAAAGCAGGGCTTACATCGTTTACTTCAACCTTGATTTTACATGATGCAGGGGATAAGGAATACAAGAAAGAAGAAGTGGATAAATTCAAGGACGGTCTGACAGATTTTGTCATCGTCTACTCCATGCTCTTGACTGGTTTTGATGCACCAAGGCTGAAACGGCTCTATCTTGGACGGAAAATCAAGGCCCATAATCTCTTGCAGACTTTGACCCGTGTCAACCGTCCGTACAAGGATTATGCTTTTGGCTATATCATTGATTTTGCGGACATTTCCAAGGAATTTGACAAGACCAATAAAGCCTATCTGGAAGAACTCAATCGGGAATACCAGGCAGCTTTGACAGAAGAAGACGGAGATAATCCTTTTGGAACTATTTTTGTGTCCCCAGAAGAAGTCCAGGAACAGCTAGCGAGCTCTAACCGAGTTCTAATGAACTATCCGACAGATAACTTAGAATTTTTCGGAAGAGCCATCGATGAAGTCAAGGATAGGAAAGAGTTAATCGCCCTCCGAAAATCTCTTGAAACCATTCGTCAATACTACAACATGGCACGTTTGTATGGCTACCACGATATTGTCAAACAGGTCAATATGGGAGAAATTGCTAGCCTTTTAAATATGCTGTCCCGCCGCCTCTTGACTTTGAGCTTGTTAGAAAAACCAGATAGTTTTTCTAGTCAGCAACTATTGAATCTAGCCATGTCTGAAACTAGCTTTAGTTTTACCAAGATAAAGGAAGAGGAACTACGACTGGCAGCCAATGATTTGGACGATATCCGCCGCCGTGTGGCCAATGGTATCAATTTGCGGAGGGATGAAAAAGATCCAGAATGGGTAAGTCTTTATGAAGAGTTTCAACGCATCCTAAACAAGCACATGACACAGGAAGTAGAAGGATATAGTCTCTCAACCATTAACGAAACCAAACAAGCCTATCAAAGTTTATTCGATTCAGTAGAAGACTATAAAACAAGAATGAATCGCTTGGCCATGAACTTTGGTGGAGATACCATGTCTGCCCGTGCCTTTAAGCACATTACCCAATCAACAGTTGTCAGTGACTTCCCAGCTATTTACCAGGTTCTAAAAGGTGCCAAACCTATGATTGATTATCAAATCGGGCTTAATCAAGGCATTCTGGAAAACGAAGCCTATTTGGTAGCGCAGATCAGGCAACTGGCCCGTAAAGAAATGATGAAAACAGAAGTAGGGAAGCAACTCAAACGAGTCGATTATGATAAGTTGATTCGTTCCCTAATGGAAGTCTATGAAGGAGAATATTAAGTAAATGGAAGAACATTATATCGTGCAGGTGCAAAGTCAAGTCCAAGGCTTGGTGGATGACCTAAAAGCAGTATTTACCCATGCAGGACTTGGAGGAGAGGCAGGGGAGTATAAACTTCTGACCCAGTCCTTCCTCTACAAGTTCTTAAATGACAAGTTTTTGTATGAAGCCTTGATTGTTGACAATCACTACGACTATCAAGGTCTTTTGGACTTGTCTGAAGAAGATTATGACTGGTTTTTAGATGATATTGGGACTAAAACCGCTCATCTAAAACCTGAACAATTGATTGAAAGCTTACACCGTCAACAGAACCAAGCAGATTTTGCTGAGATTTTTGAACAGACTCTCAATCAGATTGCCATTGACAACAATGCTATTTTCTCTGTTCATACGGATGGTGGAACAGATATTCGTCTCTTTGATCAACGCTTGATTACGGATACGATTTCAGATGCCAGCAAGCGAAATGAAGTGGCAGCTTCTATTATCAATCTCTTGGCGCGTGTTAAGTTTGACCAGCAGATTTTTTCACAGGGTTTTGACTTTTTCTCCACCTTGTTTGAGTACATGATTAAGGACTATAACAAAGACGGTGGTGGAAAGTATGCGGAATACTACACTCCCCACTCCGTTGCTAAAATCATTGCGGCGATTTTGGTGGGAAATGACCAGCCAAGTAACGTAAAAATCTATGATCCTTCTGCTGGTTCGGGGACTCTCTTGATGAACCTGGCCAGTCAGATTGGTACCGACCGTACCAGCGTTTACAGTCAGGACATTTCTCAAAAATCCTCCAATCTCTTGCGTCTCAACTTGATTCTCAATGGCTTGCAGCATTCCATTCACAATATCGTACAGGGAAATACCATTCTCAACAATCGTCATGTGGAGAAGATGGACTATATCGTGTCCAATCCTCCCTTCAAGTTAGACTTCTCA harbors:
- a CDS encoding SAM-dependent DNA methyltransferase — protein: MEEHYIVQVQSQVQGLVDDLKAVFTHAGLGGEAGEYKLLTQSFLYKFLNDKFLYEALIVDNHYDYQGLLDLSEEDYDWFLDDIGTKTAHLKPEQLIESLHRQQNQADFAEIFEQTLNQIAIDNNAIFSVHTDGGTDIRLFDQRLITDTISDASKRNEVAASIINLLARVKFDQQIFSQGFDFFSTLFEYMIKDYNKDGGGKYAEYYTPHSVAKIIAAILVGNDQPSNVKIYDPSAGSGTLLMNLASQIGTDRTSVYSQDISQKSSNLLRLNLILNGLQHSIHNIVQGNTILNNRHVEKMDYIVSNPPFKLDFSEWRDQVESLPNSSERFFAGVPKIPNKKKESMAIYQLFIQHIIYSLKEDGQAAIVLPTGFITAQSGIDKKIRQHLVDEKMLAGVVSMPSNIFATTGTNVSILFIDKKNKDDVVLIDASNLGTKVKEGKNQKTVLSPDEENKIIQTFIQKEVVEDFSVKVSYEEIKDKNYSLSAGQYFDIKIDYVDISPQEFEEKMQGYQDRLASLFAQSHELEKEIAEQMRRVRYE
- a CDS encoding type I restriction endonuclease subunit R, whose amino-acid sequence is MIRKEHNEFTRVQLPAALHLTRLGYDYLSATSEEIKNRDYSTNILLSIFKRQFLTFNNYASEADFEREFENIRLELEQDDIGCSFFNRVHADSGYTYINWDNIEENTFHIALEVTCQNGEEEFRPDITVFINGLPLSYIEVKQPDAIRDGKTGINSEKERTKLRYENKKFRRFNNITQLIAISDNLPYDDSQGQQFQGSFYCSNAYSGTKFNSFKEEQERQVQSSLSSLTEEMIDLVLKDVNRFALKSQAEFRTNLESASPCNSFLTSLYQKERLFFMLRYGLVYVEERDKKGQIQLQKHAMRYPQYFATKAIERGLEDGIKKGVIWHTQGSGKTALAFFNIRYLRDFYAKRGVVPQFYFVVDRLDLADQAYKEFTKRGLKVKRINKPSELNQIQDQFDISVVNIQKFKESSDLTDHSGYDLNRQNIYFIDEAHRSYNEKGSYLPNLYNADKEAVKIALTGTPLIATKADGKTKETAVTTRDIFGDYIHKYYYNQSIADGFTLRLIREDIETSYKETLQVVHEEIQKGTLDKKSIFAHPRYVSPMLDFILDDFTRAREIIFGDQSIGGMVVCDSSEQARELHKQLEERRKAGLTSFTSTLILHDAGDKEYKKEEVDKFKDGLTDFVIVYSMLLTGFDAPRLKRLYLGRKIKAHNLLQTLTRVNRPYKDYAFGYIIDFADISKEFDKTNKAYLEELNREYQAALTEEDGDNPFGTIFVSPEEVQEQLASSNRVLMNYPTDNLEFFGRAIDEVKDRKELIALRKSLETIRQYYNMARLYGYHDIVKQVNMGEIASLLNMLSRRLLTLSLLEKPDSFSSQQLLNLAMSETSFSFTKIKEEELRLAANDLDDIRRRVANGINLRRDEKDPEWVSLYEEFQRILNKHMTQEVEGYSLSTINETKQAYQSLFDSVEDYKTRMNRLAMNFGGDTMSARAFKHITQSTVVSDFPAIYQVLKGAKPMIDYQIGLNQGILENEAYLVAQIRQLARKEMMKTEVGKQLKRVDYDKLIRSLMEVYEGEY
- a CDS encoding phosphopantothenate--cysteine ligase, with product MNMKLLITSGGTSEAIDQVRAITNHASGHLGKLIAEKALDAGHEVTLVTTKQAVKPAPHERLTIVQITNVESLKAALEPLVNTHQALIHSMAVSDYKPVYMTGLDELKNTDDIASLLDKQNTESKISSNDEYQVLFLKKTPKVISYVKEWNPTITLIGFKLLVGVPKEELFAVARQSIARNGADFILANDLNDISENQHIGFLVSPTTELQANTKEDIAQLILDTLENGEQNG
- a CDS encoding formate--tetrahydrofolate ligase — encoded protein: MKSDIEIAQSVTLKPITEIVEKVGISFDDIELYGKYKAKLSFDKIYAVKENAPGKLILVTAISPTPAGEGKSTITIGLADALSKIGKKTMIALREPSLGPVMGIKGGAAGGGFAQVLPMEDINLHFTGDMHAITTANNALSALIDNHLHQGNALGIDQRRIIWKRVVDLNDRALRKVTVGLGGPLNGIPREDGFDITVASEIMAILCLATDINDLKERLANIVIGYRFDRSPVYVHDLAVEGALTLILKDAIKPNVVQTIYGTPAFVHGGPFANIAHGCNSVLATTTALRLADYTVTEAGFGADLGAEKFLDIKVPNLPKAPDAVVIVATLRALKMHGGVAKSDLSAENVEAVKAGFANLKRHVENIKKFGIPAIVAINEFVSDTADEIATLKELCAEIGVPVELASVWANGADGGVELAETVVATIENQVANYQRLYKSEDSLEEKVTKIVTEIYGGTGVVFEKKARNQLAEFAKNGWDRLPVCMAKTQYSFSDNQFALGAPTGFAITVREFVPKLGAGFIVALTGDVMTMPGLPKVPAALNMGVAEDGTAIGLF